Genomic segment of Gemmatimonadota bacterium:
GGTGCGCTTGGTGTGCTTGGCCAGGAGCTCGTTCATCTTCCCCTTGAGGTAGAGGATCTCCTTGGCCTGGATCTCGATGTCCGACGCCGAACCGCCACCACCACTCTGGTGCGGCTGGTGGATCATGATGCGCGAATGCGGGAGCGCGAGGCGCTTGCCTGACGTCCCAGCCGCCAGCAGGAAGGCGCCCATCGACGCGGCCATTCCCATGCACATCGTGGAGACGGGCGATCGCAGGAACTGCATCGTGTCGTAGATCGCGAGCCCCGCTGAGACGCTGCCGCCCGGCGAGTTGATGTACATGTTGATGTCGCGGCCCGGATTGTCGGCGTCCAGGAAGAGGAGCTGGGCAATGATGATGTTCGCGACATCGTCATTGATGGGAGTCCCCAGGAACACGATGCGGTCCATGAGGAGGCGGGAAAAGACGTCGTACGTCCGTTCCCCGCGTGGTGACCGCTCGATGACGTATGGTGCGTAGACGCTTGGCATGTTGGGCTACTCGATGGTGTTGCGTTCAAAGAGCCACTTGAAAACCCGGTCCTCGGTAATACCCCGCTCCAGTTCCGTGAGCCGTCCCGCCTTCTGCAAGGCGGCATAGACCTGCCCAGGGTTCTGTCCCCGCTTTACTGCAAGCTCCGTGACCTTGTCGTCGACGTCGGCCTCGGTGGCTGTCAGCTTCTCAGTTTCGGCCAGAGTCTCCACGATTAGATCCCGCTTTACCTGACGCTCGGCCGTGGGGCGGAACTGCCCGGCAAAACGTTCCTTCTCACCCTCGGGGATCTGGTACGCGTTGGCGTACCCGTCGATCAGCTGGTTCACCCAGGCCGCGGGGACGTCGAACGGATTGGCGGCCATCAGCTCGTCCAGCAGCTTCGCCCGGACATCGGAGTCGGCTTCCCGTTCTGCCGCCTCGACCATGTCCTTCCGGACAGCGTCCCGAAATGCTCCGATCGAGTCAAAATCACCGACTTCCGCGGCGAAAGCGTCGTCCAGGTCGGGCAAAGCCTTGCGCTTGACATCATTCAAGGTCACCCGGACCATCTTCGCCTTGCCTCGCTGGGCTTCGTCCGGGAAGTCGTCCGGCCAGCGGACGGCCCGTTCCGAGGTTCCCCCGGGCGCGAGCTCGGTGATCAGCTCCTCGATCCCCGGAATGGCGTGACCGGCACCGAGGACGATCTTGTACTCCTTGCCCTCCGGGATGGTCCCGTCTTCCTCGGCGGTGGCGAGGACCACGGTCACCAGGTCGCCTTCCAGGGGCTTGGCCTCCTGGGGCACCCAATTGGCGCGCTGTTCCCGGACCTGTTCGATCTGTTCGGCCACCTGCTCGTCGGTGACGACCCGTTCAGTGCGGGTGACCTTGAAGCCGGAAGTGCGCGCGAGGGTGAGCTCGGGCCGCACTTCGAGGTGAAGTTCGAACGTCACCGGCTGTCCATCTTCGGCCCGCAGATCGTGTACATGGGGCTGCGCGGCGACCTTGAGGTTCTCCCGCTCCATGACCTCGCGGTACGCCTGTTGTACCAGCGCGTCGAGCGCCTCGGCCTTGATGGTGTCACCGAACCGCTTGAGGACCATGCCGGTCGGCGCCTTGCCGGGCCGGAACCCGGGAATGGAGACCTTGCCCGCCAGTTTGCGCGCGGAGTCCTGGTGCGCCTTGTCCACGACATCAGTGGGGATGACCACTGAAATCAGTCGCTCGGCGCCCTCGGCCTTCTTGGTTTCGTACGTAATACTCATATTCGGGGAACGGGGCCGCGATGCCCAGAAGGCTCGTCGCCGGGTCCGTGGAGTACAATCGGGAGGCCGAAAGCTAACGGTCGGGGAGACCCGGACCAAGGCAACGTGGCCGGCCCTGTCACCTTTAGCGAGAAACGCATGACACGCGTGAGTGCCCGTCTCATCCTTGCCCCCGTGGTCGCGCTGGCGTTACTGGCCCTGACGGCCCAGGGCGCGCTGGCCCAGGATCCCGTCCGGCGCAACCTGCTCAGCATCAACCCCCTGGGCATTCCGTTCGAATACATCTCCGGGGAGTACGAGCACATGGTCACTGGGCTGGTTTCCTACGGGATCCAGGGCTCGTTCCTCTCGATCGATGAGGGGAGTTACTCCACCGTCGAGGCGAAGATCAGGTTCTATCCCAACGAGGAATGGCCGAAAGGATTCGCGATTGGCCTGGCGGGCGGGATCACGCGCGTTTCCGAAGACCAATTCAACCCGGGAAGCAACCGGGAAGAACGCGAGACCGAGACGCTACCCACCATGGCCGTGATCGTGGACTACAACTGGATCCTGGGGAAGGCGCAGCGTGTCGTCGTGGGGTTGGGGGTGGGCGCCAAGCGGTTGATCGGGGCCAGCAGCGACTTCATCGACGTGAACACGGCGTACCCGACGGCGCGCTTCCAGATCGGGGTCCGTTTCTAGGGAGGCGGGGAGGGGACGCGCACCGGACCCACGAGCGCGGTCCGGTGCGTGTGATGGTGCGGCGGCGGTAGGTGCCTACCGACCGTGTGCCTGGGCGATAAGGTCCGCGACGATCTTGCCTGACGAGAGCACCCCGGGAAGTCCGGCACCGGGGTGCGTGCCGGCACCCGCAAAGTAAAGGTTGGGAATATCCTCGCTGACGTTGTGCGGCCGGAACCAGGCCGACTGCGTCAGGATCGGCTCCACGGAGAAGGCGCTCCCCAGGTGACTCCGGAGGTCGTCGCGGAAGTACGGCGGTGTGACCATCCGCTCGGTGACGATGTGCCGGGACAGGCCCGGGAGATACCGCGCTTCGAGGTATCGGACGATCGCGTCGCGATACCGTGGTCCCTCCACGTCCCAGTTGACGTCTCCCCCGAGGTGGGGCACGGGCGACAGCACATACCAGCAGTCCCCGTCGGGGGGGGCCAGTGAAGGGTCGGTGGCCGACGGGCGGTGCAGGTACAGGGAGAAATCGCCGGCGAGCCGCTTCTTCGTGAAGATGTCGTCGAGCAGCCCACGGTACCTCGGTCCCATCAGGATCTCATGGTGGGCGATGTCGTCGTACCGCCGGTTGGTGCCGAAGTACAGGACGAAGAGCGACATCGAGTAACGCCGCCGCGTGATCCGTCGGTCGGTGTTCCGCGGCCGCACCGCAGGGTCGACAAGGTGCAGGTAGGTGTTCGCGACGTCGCCGTTCGAGACCACAGCGTCGGCCGGAACGACTTCCCCCGAGGCCAGGCGCACCCCGGTAGCGCGCCGTTGCCTGGGGTCCACCTCGATTCGCGCCACCGGCGCATGGCAGCGGAGGAGGCCTCCCATGTCCTCGAACAAGCGCGCAAGTCCACGGACCAACGCGCCGGTCCCTCCCATCGCGAACCACACCCCCCATTCCTTCTCGAGGTGATGAATGAGGGCGTAGATCGACGTCGTCTGGAACGGGTTCCCCCCGACGAGCAGGGGGTGGAACGAAAACACCTGGCGCAGGCGCTCGTCGCGAATGAACTGGTTGACGAAGCCGGCGACGGATCGGTAGGACTGGAGGCGGATGAGGTCCGGGGCGACACGCAGCATGTCACGGACCTTCAGGAACGGCGTGTCGATCAGGCCAAAGCCGGCGCGGAAGATGTCGACGGTCGCACGTGAGAACCGTTCATACCCGGCGACGTCGGCCGGGTTGAACGCGCGCACCTGTGCCATGATGTCGTCCGGCTTTCCGTTGTAGCGAAAGACCGACCCATCCTCGAACCGCACGTTGTAGTACGGATCGAGGGGGACGAGCGTGACGTAGTCGGCCGTGGCTCGGCCGCCTAACGCGAAGAGATCGTGCACCAGCCAGGGGGCCGTGATGATGGTCGGGCCGGCGTCGAAGGTGTAGCCGTCCTGCCGGAAGACCCTGGCCCGACCGCCAGGTTGCTCCAGCGCCTCGACGATGGTGACGTCATGTCCCTGGGCGCGGAGGCGAATAGCTGCGGCGAGGCCGCCAAAGCCGGCGCCAACAACGACGATCTTCATGAGTCCGGACGACACGGGGCCCCGGATCGACGCGTGCTATCGCTCGCTTGCCCGGGGAACGTCATGCGCACGCGTGGGAGCGGCACTATGCCGGATGGACGCGAAGGGCGGGGGCCGGCTGCGTGCGCGGTGCCCGGAGGGCCAACCACACCGGAACGGCCATCGCGATCGTTCCGAGGCCGGCGGCCCACCAGAGTCCATCGCGCAGGCAGAGCACCACCGGCATGATGCCGTTGGTGGCGTAGATCCAGATGGGGGTGGCACTGGGGCTGACGTGCGCCGTCCACTCCGCAGGCGGTACCACGGCGAGCATGAGGCGCGCGATGACGGTGCCCGTCAGGTACCACCCGAACCAGTTGGAGAGCGGCATCCCATAGAAGATGTCGCGGGAGAAGAAGGCGACGAGCCAGTCAGGGAAGCCCATGTCCCGGAACTGCTGGCCGCTCCCCCAGATCCAGTGCGTGGTCTTCACCATCGCCGGGTCCATCGAGACGTCCCAGGCGACGAGGATCAACCCGGCGACGGCCGCCCACCGCCATTTCGTCGCGTTGTCGGGCGCCGCTGCCATGAGGCGCCCGCAGATCGCCAGGCACCCGTAGATCATATAGAACCACGAGATGGGGATGGGGAACGGCACCAGTCCCAGGATGCGGTAGCCGAGCAGCGGCGTGTACTGGTACTCCCCGAACGGAAAGCCGGTGCCCGTCCCAGCGAGCTCGGAGCCGAGGGAGACAAGGCTCCCCAGCGTGAAAATGACGAGGGCGCGCCCCAGGCCGAGTCGGCCAGTCGCGTGCATGAGTGCGGCCAGGGCGCCGAGCACCACGTACGTGGGTCCGGAAAACTTCCAGGCCAGGCGCATGATGGTCGCGTTAGGCTCTTCGGCGAGCCACGGACCCGGTGGACCGTTCAGCACCGTGACCATCGCGAGCGAGGAGAACGCGATCAGGCCGAGGTGGCCCAGCAGGGCCATGGTCGCGAATCGGTCGAAACGAGTCCGTTCCATCACGCGGCGTGGGTGTGCGGGGTGGACAGCAGGCACTTCCCGAGTACCAGGGCCCGTTCGCCCCAGCCAAGGCGCGCGCGCCGGGTGAACGAGTCATATCCATTGCGCTCGATCACGTCGAGAATGCGCTCATAACCCACGGCGCACGCGGTGGCGCAGCGCTGGGCATCCGGGGCCAGGTGGAGGATGCCGGGCGTGGCGCGCCCATACCATTCGCGGGCTCGGGCCACCTGGGCACGCATGAACGCGCGCCACCCGGCGCGGTGGAGCGCTGAGCCGTCCAGGACATCGTCTGCGGTGAAGCCATGCTGCGCCAGCTCGTCCGCCGGCAGGTAGACGCGGCCGCGGGCCGCGTCCTCACCGATGTCTCGGAGGATATTCGTGAGCTGCATGGCGACGCCCAGGTCTCGGGCCCGGCGGATCGCAATCTCCCGGGCCCCCTGGATCCCCATGACCGACGCGCACATCTCTCCGACGCAGCCGGCCACCCCTTCGCTGTAGCTCCGCAGCTCGTCCCACGTGTCCCAGCGGGCGTGTGTCAGGTCGGTCGCGACGCCGTCGAGCAGTTCGCGGAGCGGGGCATCCGGGACGCCGAAGGTCCGGACCGTCCACGACAGCTCTCGAAAGACGGCGTTGTGCCCGTTGCCCGCGAGTGCAGCCTCCAGCTCGGCGCGCATCCGTTGGAGTGCGGCACCGGCGGCCCCCCGGTCGGCCATCCCCTCCTGGGAGTCGACGATATCGTCCGCCACCCGACAGAACGCGTACAGGGCGAAGGTCCCCCGCCGCTTTTCCGCGGGGAGGAGGTAGCTGGCGACGGCGAAGGTCCGGGCGTGTCGCCTGGTCAGCTTTTCACACTGTTGCGCGTCGGCGATCGGCATCCGAGGGTAGGAACGTCAGGGCGAAGTATGGTACGGGCGGGGCGAGCGACCAGCGCGGTTGGTGGGCGCACCTCTTGAGCGATTCAGCGCCTCCCGAGGTTCCCGGAAACTACGCCGGTGGATTCGGGGCAGATTCCTCAACTCCCTGGCCCACCATTCATAGAAAAAAGGCCAATCCGGGGGGATTCGTCACCATTTGGTTGACGTCTGCGCCTGTCGGGGTCATCTTGGGGCCGCTTCGACGGGGTGGGTGGGGTAGGGCGGTCCGGGTATCCCCCCGCGAGCTGGCTTCGATTGTATCTCCTTCTGGTTTACGCGCGCCGCTCCAGAGCTGCGCTCTTGAGTTCCACCCCCCGAGGCGGACATCTCGGGGGATTTGCCGCATCCGGCAAGTGGCAGTCTCACCCACTCACACGGAGGAAACATGGTGAGTAATGTCCGCAGGAGAATCGCCTCGTTCTTGGCAGCAGCGCTTTTGGCGCCGCTGGCAGTCGGGGCCCAGGCCACCGGGATCATCGATGGACGGGTCATGGACCAGTCCACCGGGCGCCCGGTTGAGTCTGCACAGGTCAGCATCGAGGGGACGACGATCGGCGCCCTCACCAACGCGCAGGGCGCCTTCCGCATCACGGGAGTCCCGGCACGCCAGGTGACGGTCCGCGTCCGCGCCCTCGGCTACGCTCCCACCTCGCGGCAGGTGACGGTCGCGGCTGGTGAGACGCAGCGCATCGAGTTCACGGTCAACACGTCGGCGATCCAGCTGGACCAGGTCGTCGTGACGGGTTCCGGCCAGCAGACCGAGGTGAAGCGACTTGGCAATACCGTCGCGGTGATCACGGTCCCCCAGAACGCCCCGATCAACGACGTCTCGGCGCTCCTGACGGCGCGCGAGCCGGGGTTGAGCGCGGTGACCGCCGGTGGATTGGCTGGTGAAGGCGCGCGTATCCGCATTCGCGGCAACGCGTCGCTGACGCAGTCGAACGAGCCGATCGTCTTTGTCGACGGCGTCCGCATCAACAACGGCGGCAGCTTCGGCATCGGGACGGGTGGCGGTGGTTCGCCGTCGCGTCTGGACGACATCGACCCGAACACGATCGAGCGGATCGAAGTGCTGAAGGGTGCCGCTGCGGCGACCCTGTATGGCACCGAAGCGTCGAACGGCGTGATCCAGATCTTCACGAAGAACGGCTCCAGCGGCGCGCCCAAGTGGCAGCTGAACATGGAGGGGATCACTTCGAGCTTTGTGGATCGCGTGGCGCCGAACTCGTTCTACGCCAAGACGCAGGCTGATGCCGATCGTCTCGCGACGTTCTGGAACATGCCGGGCCTCCAGCCGTTCCAGGTCCGTGAGGTGCCGATTTTCAAGGATTACTTCACGGAAACGGGAACGGGCGGTTCCGGCTCGTTGTCGGTGAACGGCGGGTCGACCGGACTGACCTACTTCGCCAGCGGCCGCCTGTACCAGGAAGACGGTCCGTTCGGCGGCAGCGACTACGGCCCGGCGCGGGACTTCGTCCGCCGCATTGCGACGACGGGGAAGATTCAGCTGGTGCCGTTCTCGAACCTGCGCCTCGGGTTCAACAACAACTACTACAACACGCAGAACGAGGTCCCCGAGAACAACAACAACATCTACGGGGTGAACTCGCTGGCGTACATGGCGCGTCCGGAAGTCGCGAACTGCAACCTCTCGAGCTACGTCGCGCCCGGTAAGTGCTCCGGCGCGGGCAACCCGTTCGGGAACCAGGCGTTCATGACGGCCCGTGAGGCGATGAACCAGGTCAACAGCAATGCCGTCTCGCGTTACCTCGGCGTCGTGGATGCCGACTATCGCCTGGCGGAAGGCGCCAACTGGACGACCGCCGTCGGCTTCGACTACACCTCGCAGCGCGACTTCGGCTTCTCGCCGTTTGGCTACAACGTCGACCTGTTCACGTCACAGACGGTGGACGGCGCGCGCACGACCTTCAACGGCGAGCGTCGCCTCCTGACCCTCGACTCGAAGCTCGCGTACAACAAGGACATCTTCGGGCTTTCGACGCAGAACGTCGTCGGCCTCCAGGTGTTCAACGATCGTATCGTCAACCGCTCCGGGTCGTCCCAATCCTTTCCGGGCCCGGGCATCGAAGTCGTGGGTGCCGGTGGTACGGCGATCACCACGGGTGAAGGGTTCGCCACCACGATTAACGGCGGGTACTTCGGCCAGACGCAGGTTGGCTGGAAGGACCTCGTCTTCGTGACCGCCGGTGGTCGTTATGACTTCTCGTCGGCCTTCGGCGCCGAGGCGCCTGGCGTCTTCTATCCGAAGGCGTCGGTCTCGTTCATTCCGTCGGACATGTCGGGCTGGGGATCGCCGCTCGGGATCAACACCTTCCGTGTGCGCGCGGCATGGGGTCAGTCGGGGCGTCAGCCAGGCGCGTTCGACCGCTTCACGACGTTTGGTCCGCTCGTCTCCGAGCTGGGCGCTGGCCTTGCGCCGAGCCAGCTGGGTAACCAGAACCTCGAGCCGGAAGTTGCCACCGAGATCGAGGGTGGGTTCGAGCTCGGGATGCTGGATAACCGAGTCGCCCTGGAGTTCTCATACTGGGATCGGACCGTCAACGATGGCCTGGTCTCCCGTCAGTTCGCCACGTCGGGCGGTTTCCGCCAGCCGCAGCTGACGAACATCGGCACGATCGACGCCAACGGCTACGAGGTCAACCTCCGCGGCAACGTGTATCGCTCCGCGAAGTCGCAGATCGATCTCTTCGCCAACGCGGCGTACCTCAAGCAGACGCTGACGTCGCTCGGCGGCGCTCCGGCCCTCAAGGTCGGGTACTTCCGCTATCGCGGCTTTATGCGCGAAGGGGACCCGCTGGGTTCGTTGTACGCCCCGCGGCTTGCGGTCGCGTGCAACGGGTCGCCGAAGAACAACAAGGCTGGCAAGCCGATCGCGTGTCTGTCGGCCGACCAGTATGCGATTGACTTCAATGGACGTGGTTCTGCCGCGACCCGCGCCGAACTGTTGCAGTACTTCTCGCAGCCGCGTGACCTGCAGACCTCCGCGGTCCAGAACGCGCTCAAGCCGTTCCTGGCGGACTACGACGGCAACGGCAACCCGCTCGAGCAGTTCGTTGGCGACGTGATCCCGGATTGGTCCGGTGCGTTCGGTGGCTCCATGAGCCTCGGTCGTGCCTGGCGCTTCCAGACGCTCTTCGAGTACCGCACCGGCTTCAAGGTCCAGAACCTGACCGACGGCTTCCGCGGCTCGCAGCACGCGTCGATCGGTTCCAACCGCAAGGCGTTCGATGAAATCGAGGCGACGATGAACAACCCCGCTTCGACGCCGGAGCAGCGTCTCGAGGCGGCGAACCTGTACATCACGAAGCACCGCCGCCTGCTCGAGCCGGGTCTCCACCAGGCCGAGGACGGCGACTTTGTCCGCCTTCGCGAGATCGCGTTGACCTACAACCTCCCGACGGGCCTCCTGGGCCGGTTTGGGGCGAACGGCGGCAACGTGACCCTCTCGGGCCGTAACCTGTGGTTGGCCACGAAGTACTCGGGCCTCGATCCGGAATCCAACGAGAACGGACGTGGTTCCACCGGCGCCCTCACGGACAACTTCCTCGTGAGCACGGATGGCTTCGGCCTCCCGCTGCAGCGCCGCGTGTCGCTCATCGTCAATCTCAACTTCTAAGCGCGGAGTGAACGCTACATGCGACTGACATCTCACACGAACGGTGTGTCCCGGATTCCCGGGGCGCACCGCGCCGCGCGCGGGGCCATGACGCTGGTTGCGTCGTTGACCCTTGCTGCCTGCGGCATGTTCGACACGGACATCAACAACCCCAACGCCGTCGTTGAGGAAAACCTGGCGGATCCGGCGGCCGCCACGCCCATCGTCAATGGGCTGGGCGCCACCGTGAGCCGTTCGCTGAACCAGATCGCCGGCACCATCGGCGCGGTCACGGATGAACTCACCTGGGCGGGCTCCCGCGAGGCCTGGAACACGCTCGACAACGGGGACATCAACGACCCGGTCAACGAATACACGGACGGGCAGTATCCGTACCTGTCCGAGGCCCGCTGGCTCGGTGACTACGCGGTGACGCAGCTGGAAGCGCTCGACAAGGACAGCAAGCTCCGCAGCCGCGTGGACCTCGCGCGGGCGTATACCTACGCGGGCCTTGCCTACTTGTTGATTGCAGAAAATTACGAGGACTTCGTGGTCTCCTCTGATCGGCAGGAAAACGGGGATCCGGTCGGCGAAGCGAACATGGGCACCATGTTCGACAAGGCGATCTCCCTGTTCGACAAGGGCGTGACCCTCTCCACGACGCTGAACAACGCCGAGTGGCGCCGCAACTCGACGGGGCTCCGTGCTCGCGCCAAGTTCTCGAAGGCGGTTCGCGCAAAGTTCGGGACGGCTCGTACGCGCCCGGCCAACGGCCTCGTGAACGATGCGGGCGCCACCGCGGACGCCCTTGCCGCACTGGCCGTCATGCCGGCTGGGTATCGGATGCGCTTTACGGCGTCCGCCCAGAACAACGGTGGGTACTTCGCCACCGGGTTCGAAATCAGCCAGCGCCTGGAGATCCGTGCGGGGGATGAATACATCAACACCAACACCGCCCGGACGCGTCCGCTGGACGGAACTGCCGGCATCAAGCTGGTGGATCCGGTCACCGGGATCGCCGATGCCGTCCTTGGTCGCGCGATCGATGAGTGCTGCCGTCAGACGTCGAGCCAGTTCATCCCGACGACGGCCATCAGCGAGGTGGAGATGAACCTCATCCTCGCCGAAGCCGCCCTGGCCGCGAACAACACGGCCGAGTTCACCACCCGCATCAACGCGGTGCGCTCGGCCAACGGTTTGGCCCCCTACGCCGGCACCCCCGCGGCGCAGACGGTGCTCATCCATGCGCGTCGGACCAACCTGTACCTGCAGGGACGACGGCTGATGGACCATTACCGGTTCAACACGCCGGACCCGCGCTGGCTGCCGGTGCAGACCACGTTCCGCAAGACCTGCTTCTTCCCGATCTCGTACAACGAGCGCCTGCAGAACCCCAAGGCGCCGCAGCCTGCGGTCAATCGCTCGGCCGCTTGCTCGTGATCGGAGTCGTATGAGTTTCCTGTCGTACCAGGG
This window contains:
- a CDS encoding ATP-dependent Clp protease proteolytic subunit, which translates into the protein MPSVYAPYVIERSPRGERTYDVFSRLLMDRIVFLGTPINDDVANIIIAQLLFLDADNPGRDINMYINSPGGSVSAGLAIYDTMQFLRSPVSTMCMGMAASMGAFLLAAGTSGKRLALPHSRIMIHQPHQSGGGGSASDIEIQAKEILYLKGKMNELLAKHTKRTLEEIERDTDRDRWMSGEEAKGYGLVDSIVVSRAENPDAARPVMAGV
- the tig gene encoding trigger factor, which encodes MSITYETKKAEGAERLISVVIPTDVVDKAHQDSARKLAGKVSIPGFRPGKAPTGMVLKRFGDTIKAEALDALVQQAYREVMERENLKVAAQPHVHDLRAEDGQPVTFELHLEVRPELTLARTSGFKVTRTERVVTDEQVAEQIEQVREQRANWVPQEAKPLEGDLVTVVLATAEEDGTIPEGKEYKIVLGAGHAIPGIEELITELAPGGTSERAVRWPDDFPDEAQRGKAKMVRVTLNDVKRKALPDLDDAFAAEVGDFDSIGAFRDAVRKDMVEAAEREADSDVRAKLLDELMAANPFDVPAAWVNQLIDGYANAYQIPEGEKERFAGQFRPTAERQVKRDLIVETLAETEKLTATEADVDDKVTELAVKRGQNPGQVYAALQKAGRLTELERGITEDRVFKWLFERNTIE
- a CDS encoding phytoene desaturase is translated as MKIVVVGAGFGGLAAAIRLRAQGHDVTIVEALEQPGGRARVFRQDGYTFDAGPTIITAPWLVHDLFALGGRATADYVTLVPLDPYYNVRFEDGSVFRYNGKPDDIMAQVRAFNPADVAGYERFSRATVDIFRAGFGLIDTPFLKVRDMLRVAPDLIRLQSYRSVAGFVNQFIRDERLRQVFSFHPLLVGGNPFQTTSIYALIHHLEKEWGVWFAMGGTGALVRGLARLFEDMGGLLRCHAPVARIEVDPRQRRATGVRLASGEVVPADAVVSNGDVANTYLHLVDPAVRPRNTDRRITRRRYSMSLFVLYFGTNRRYDDIAHHEILMGPRYRGLLDDIFTKKRLAGDFSLYLHRPSATDPSLAPPDGDCWYVLSPVPHLGGDVNWDVEGPRYRDAIVRYLEARYLPGLSRHIVTERMVTPPYFRDDLRSHLGSAFSVEPILTQSAWFRPHNVSEDIPNLYFAGAGTHPGAGLPGVLSSGKIVADLIAQAHGR
- a CDS encoding carotenoid biosynthesis protein, which produces MERTRFDRFATMALLGHLGLIAFSSLAMVTVLNGPPGPWLAEEPNATIMRLAWKFSGPTYVVLGALAALMHATGRLGLGRALVIFTLGSLVSLGSELAGTGTGFPFGEYQYTPLLGYRILGLVPFPIPISWFYMIYGCLAICGRLMAAAPDNATKWRWAAVAGLILVAWDVSMDPAMVKTTHWIWGSGQQFRDMGFPDWLVAFFSRDIFYGMPLSNWFGWYLTGTVIARLMLAVVPPAEWTAHVSPSATPIWIYATNGIMPVVLCLRDGLWWAAGLGTIAMAVPVWLALRAPRTQPAPALRVHPA
- a CDS encoding phytoene/squalene synthase family protein; this translates as MPIADAQQCEKLTRRHARTFAVASYLLPAEKRRGTFALYAFCRVADDIVDSQEGMADRGAAGAALQRMRAELEAALAGNGHNAVFRELSWTVRTFGVPDAPLRELLDGVATDLTHARWDTWDELRSYSEGVAGCVGEMCASVMGIQGAREIAIRRARDLGVAMQLTNILRDIGEDAARGRVYLPADELAQHGFTADDVLDGSALHRAGWRAFMRAQVARAREWYGRATPGILHLAPDAQRCATACAVGYERILDVIERNGYDSFTRRARLGWGERALVLGKCLLSTPHTHAA
- a CDS encoding SusC/RagA family TonB-linked outer membrane protein produces the protein MAAALLAPLAVGAQATGIIDGRVMDQSTGRPVESAQVSIEGTTIGALTNAQGAFRITGVPARQVTVRVRALGYAPTSRQVTVAAGETQRIEFTVNTSAIQLDQVVVTGSGQQTEVKRLGNTVAVITVPQNAPINDVSALLTAREPGLSAVTAGGLAGEGARIRIRGNASLTQSNEPIVFVDGVRINNGGSFGIGTGGGGSPSRLDDIDPNTIERIEVLKGAAAATLYGTEASNGVIQIFTKNGSSGAPKWQLNMEGITSSFVDRVAPNSFYAKTQADADRLATFWNMPGLQPFQVREVPIFKDYFTETGTGGSGSLSVNGGSTGLTYFASGRLYQEDGPFGGSDYGPARDFVRRIATTGKIQLVPFSNLRLGFNNNYYNTQNEVPENNNNIYGVNSLAYMARPEVANCNLSSYVAPGKCSGAGNPFGNQAFMTAREAMNQVNSNAVSRYLGVVDADYRLAEGANWTTAVGFDYTSQRDFGFSPFGYNVDLFTSQTVDGARTTFNGERRLLTLDSKLAYNKDIFGLSTQNVVGLQVFNDRIVNRSGSSQSFPGPGIEVVGAGGTAITTGEGFATTINGGYFGQTQVGWKDLVFVTAGGRYDFSSAFGAEAPGVFYPKASVSFIPSDMSGWGSPLGINTFRVRAAWGQSGRQPGAFDRFTTFGPLVSELGAGLAPSQLGNQNLEPEVATEIEGGFELGMLDNRVALEFSYWDRTVNDGLVSRQFATSGGFRQPQLTNIGTIDANGYEVNLRGNVYRSAKSQIDLFANAAYLKQTLTSLGGAPALKVGYFRYRGFMREGDPLGSLYAPRLAVACNGSPKNNKAGKPIACLSADQYAIDFNGRGSAATRAELLQYFSQPRDLQTSAVQNALKPFLADYDGNGNPLEQFVGDVIPDWSGAFGGSMSLGRAWRFQTLFEYRTGFKVQNLTDGFRGSQHASIGSNRKAFDEIEATMNNPASTPEQRLEAANLYITKHRRLLEPGLHQAEDGDFVRLREIALTYNLPTGLLGRFGANGGNVTLSGRNLWLATKYSGLDPESNENGRGSTGALTDNFLVSTDGFGLPLQRRVSLIVNLNF